One genomic region from Chrysemys picta bellii isolate R12L10 chromosome 16, ASM1138683v2, whole genome shotgun sequence encodes:
- the C1QTNF5 gene encoding complement C1q tumor necrosis factor-related protein 5, giving the protein MAAEMKQLLFLFLGLIASSIQIEDNKIPSLCSGQPGIPGTPGIHGSQGLPGRDGRDGRDGAAGTQGEKGEIGQPGVPGPRGDSGSPGMNGLNGEKGVQGECAVAPRSAFTAKRSESRSPPLADQPIRFDVVLINEQGHYDADTGKFTCEIPGVYYFAVHATVYRASLQFDIMKNGHSVASFFQFYGNWPKPTSLSGGALVRLEPEDEVWVQVGVGDYIGFYSSIKTDSTFTGFLVYTYWQNSAVFA; this is encoded by the exons atgGCAGCTGAGATGAagcagctcctcttcctcttcctcgggCTGATCGCCAGTTCCATCCAGATTGAGGACAACAAGATCCCGAGCCTGTGCTCTGGGCAGCCCGGAATCCCAGGCACACCCGGCATCCACGGAAGCCAGGGTCTTCCAGGCAGAGATGGACGCGACGGCCGGGACGGAGCAGCCGGGACgcagggagagaagggagagaTCGGGCAACCTG gAGTCCCAGGTCCCCGCGGGGACAGCGGCAGCCCCGGCATGAATGGTCTgaatggggagaagggggtgcagggggagtgcgCGGTGGCTCCCCGCTCAGCCTTCACCGCCAAGCGCTCGGAGTCGCGCAGCCCGCCCCTGGCGGACCAGCCCATCCGCTTTGACGTGGTGCTGATCAACGAACAGGGCCACTATGACGCGGACACGGGCAAGTTCACCTGCGAGATCCCCGGCGTCTACTACTTTGCCGTCCACGCCACCGTGTACCGTGCCAGCCTGCAGTTTGACATCATGAAGAACGGCCATTCGGTGGCCTCCTTCTTCCAGTTCTACGGCAACTGGCCCAAGCCCACCTCGCTGTCGGGCGGTGCCCTGGTGCGCCTGGAGCCTGAGGACGAAGTGTGGGTTCAAGTCGGGGTGGGTGACTACATCGGCTTCTACTCCAGCATCAAGACAGACAGCACCTTCACCGGCTTCCTGGTGTACACCTACTGGCAGAACTCCGCCGTCTTCGCCTGA